One Rhinoderma darwinii isolate aRhiDar2 chromosome 6, aRhiDar2.hap1, whole genome shotgun sequence DNA window includes the following coding sequences:
- the LOC142656080 gene encoding RING finger protein 112-like, giving the protein MEARRYGEADRPQPRASLGTTQRRTEPQKKKARRRPRKNRAAGYSETAEPMSNDAPLPPDGAVSFHSLMEDITCSVCLDDLQSPVTISCGHTFCRNCISTHWSTPHPEGYLCPECRKQCPRNQIAPDYRLMNIITKIQRGMQEKNSETECPPSPEQGYPLQLVWTDENGGLHLDESVVCDCFMNRGLSDYPVYLLCVIGEKRRGKSFLMNYIMRALASQEKGEKLSLGANDEPLQGFEWKCGIDSTTKGIWMWSRPFIVGHEGEKVAVYILDTEGSLDIEGDRESCIKLSALSMLLSSHLVFNVAGSLKETELDYMEMYLHMGEELGSPGLQYLDILIRDWHDSNNCGREEAQSYIRREVEKLQKGCNYPKVLWDLERSHTRCFLLPHPGKGITGESQGRLQDMDTDFQDNLRLYVKDVVQGVWHRTKTSETGEVLTCGRVPSMLQDFVDVLNQQKFGFSSPMEMFYAIKNRKIMESTKEEFREFLKKLPNYRFPSTMQTLVSEKSAELAKKFQDSLLGRNPGHHAALQEELEAHLMEEQKMFCSGYNKRLTYNAVTLGATVGFGLYGAIGAVAAQPAVAVAEGTVAMEVVANTVAVLKTGVSALVGRFFRGGL; this is encoded by the exons ATGGAGGCCAGGAGGTACGGGGAGGCAGACAGGCCGCAGCCTCGCGCCTCGCTGGGGACGACGCAGCGACGGACTGAGCCCCAGAAGAAGAAAGCGAGGAGGAGGCCGAGGAAAAATAGAGCGGCCGGATACAGCGAGACTGCCGAACCTATGAG TAATGACGCTCCACTGCCTCCGGATGGCGCTGTCAGTTTTCACAGTCTGATGGAGGACATCACCTGCTCCGTGTGTCTTGATGACTTGCAGAGTCCGGTGACCATCAGCTGCGGACACACCTTCTGTCGAAACTGCATCTCCACCCACTGGAGCACCCCACACCCGGAGGGTTACCTGTGCCCAGAGTGCCGGAAACAATGCCCCCGAAATCAGATTGCCCCCGACTATCGTCTGATGAACATCATCACCAAGATCCAACGGGGAATGCAAGAGAAGAACAGCGAGACG GAATGTCCGCCGTCCCCGGAGCAGGGTTACCCGCTGCAGCTGGTGTGGACGGATGAGAATGGCGGCTTACACTTGGATGAGTCGGTGGTCTGTGATTGCTTCATGAACAGAGGTCTGTCTGATTACCCCGTCTACCTGCTCTGCGTCATCGGAGAAAAGCGCCGCGGAAAGTCGTTCCTCATGAACTACATCATGAGAGCCTTGGCGAGTCAG GAGAAGGGCGAGAAGCTCAGTCTTGGAGCAAATGATGAGCCTCTCCAAGGCTTTGAATGGAAATGTGGCATCGACAGCACTACAAAGGGCATCTGGATGTGGAGCAGACCCTTCATCGTGGGCCATGAGGGAGAGAAG GTTGCCGTCTACATTTTGGACACAGAGGGGTCTCTGGACATTGAGGGGGACCGGGAGAGCTGCATTAAGTTGTCTGCATTGTCCATGCTCCTCAGCTCTCATTTG GTTTTCAATGTGGCCGGAAGCTTAAAGGAGACAGAACTGGACTACATGGAG ATGTATCTCCACATGGGAGAAGAGTTGGGCTCTCCAGGTTTACAG TACTTGGACATTTTAATCAGAGACTGGCATGACTCCAACAATTGTGGCAGAGAAGAAGCTCAGTCTTATATCCGCCGGGAAGTTGAG AAACTCCAGAAGGGCTGTAATTACCCCAAAGTTTTATGGGATCTGGAGAGGAGTCACACCCGCTGCTTCCTACTCCCACACCCAGGCAAAGGCATCACAGGAGAGAGCCAGGGGAGACTCCAAG ATATGGACACGGATTTCCAGGACAATCTGAGGTTGTACGTGAAGGATGTGGTGCAGGGAGTGTGGCACCGGACTAAGACCAGCGAAACAGGAGAAGTGCTGACCTGCGGCCGCGTTCCCTCCATGCTGCAG GATTTTGTTGATGTTCTGAATCAGCAGAAGTTTGGTTTTTCATCCCCGATGGAG atgttttatgCGATCAAAAACAGAAAGATCATGGAAAGCACCAAAGAGGAGTTCCGGGAATTCCTGAAGAAGCTG CCAAACTACCGCTTTCCATCCACAATGCAGACCCTGGTCTCTGAGAAGTCAGCAGAACTCGCCAAAAAGTTCCAAGACTCGCTCCTGGGTCGCAACCCCGGTCATCACGCTGCGCTGCAGGAAGAACTGGAGGCTCATCTTATGGAGGAGCAGAAAATGTTTTGCTCCGGTTACAACAAGCGTCTCACATACAATGCCGTCACACTGGGGGCCACTGTCGGTTTTGGGTTATATGGGGCGATCGGGGCTGTGGCTGCACAACCGGCAGTGGCCGTAGCAGAGGGGACTGTAGCCATGGAGGTAGTGGCAAACACCGTTGCAGTGCTGAAAACGGGCGTCTCTGCACTAGTGGGGCGATTTTTCCGGGGTGGGTTATAA
- the LOC142656078 gene encoding RING finger protein 112-like, which yields MGSSSSKQAVMPNEGSAHFFALEDDITCSVCLQELNDPVSITCGHTFCKPCITSYWATPQPLGPRCPECRKVCPRDQIIPAYRLKNLVSRVQLAVKEEQSKLAPACAVQLVYTDAWGKMWLDESAVDRCFLEGEISDYPLCLICVIGEKRRGKSSLLNYVLRALHCQEKGEPVSLGEQDEPLQGFDWRSGTDSLTKGIWVWNRPFILERNGEKMAVLVLDTEGALDIHNDRETCIKLSALSMLLSSFLIFNVNAHLKSTELDYLEMYLHVSELTGKSFSLQYLQHLNILVRDWQDPDNCGREAANSYIEHETEKLRKNKKNQRVLETLRSPSVSSFLLPHPGKTFLRSSQGRLTDMDDDFRSHLTRYVSDLVGGVWLHRKTDVHGERISCGHLGRMLKDFVSTLQAEHFSFASPMEMFYVFENLKNMKNTVRKLQEFVEKEAPITSSLFKILRVRPSQMRIKVNEEASRLLDEYEKSLKGGNDTSRMKLMDEMKTLLDQVVDNFCTEYSKRFTKCAVGIGCAVGGGVLSLAGGVLGVAVVGTVLATEAVALLGSTTAAVVTGAVGGSVTLGAIGTGVGAGVGGVIGHKEKKKDQTTDDRSNNNGSTSEDTQQLVPKPE from the exons ATGGGGAGTAGCAGCTCTAAGCA GGCTGTCATGCCAAATGAAGGATCTGCCCATTTCTTCGCACTAGAAGATGATATCACATGCTCTGTGTGTCTGCAGGAGCTCAATGAcccggtttctatcacctgcgggCACACTTTTTGCAAACCATGCATCACTTCCTACTGGGCCACCCCACAACCACTAGGTCCTCGCTGTCCAGAATGCAGGAAAGTCTGTCCAAGAGACCAGATCATACCTGCCTACCGCCTCAAGAACCTGGTGTCAAGGGTTCAACTGGCTGTCAAGGAAGAACAGTCCAAACTG GCTCCGGCATGTGCTGTCCAGCTGGTCTACACCGATGCATGGGGAAAGATGTGGCTGGATGAATCCGCAGTGGACAGATGTTTTTTGGAGGGTGAGATCTCCGATTACCCCCTGTGCCTCATCTGTGTGATCGGAGAGAAGAGAAGAGGGAAATCCAGCTTGTTAAATTATGTTTTGAGAGCCCTTCACTGCCAG GAGAAGGGGGAGCCGGTCAGTCTGGGGGAACAAGATGAGCCCCTCCAGGGTTTTGATTGGAGATCCGGGACAGATAGTCTCACCAAGGGGATATGGGTGTGGAATAGACCGTTTATCCTGGAGAGGAACGGAGAAAAG ATGGCCGTGTTGGTCCTAGACACAGAGGGTGCACTGGACATTCACAATGATCGGGAGACCTGCATCAAGCTGTCCGCCCTGTCCATGCTCCTCAGCTCCTTCCTG ATCTTCAATGTAAATGCACATCTGAAATCGACGGAGCTGGATTATCTCGAG atgtatctCCACGTCTCGGAGCTCACAGGGAAATCATTTTCTCTACAATATCTACAG CACTTGAATATTCTGGTTCGTGACTGGCAGGACCCCGACAACTGTGGTCGAGAAGCCGCTAATTCCTATATAGAGCATGAGACTGAG AAGCTGCGGAAGAACAAGAAAAACCAACGAGTGCTGGAGACTCTCCGCAGTCCGTCTGTGAGCAGCTTCCTCCTACCTCACCCGGGAAAAACTTTCCTCCGATCAAGTCAGGGGAGGCTCACCG ACATGGATGATGATTTCAGGAGTCACCTGACCAGATACGTCTCTGACCTCGTGGGAGGAGTTTGGCTCCACCGTAAAACCGACGTTCACGGAGAGAGGATCTCGTGTGGTCATTTGGGACGAATGCTGAAG gatTTTGTCAGTACGTTGCAGGCAGAACACTTCAGCTTTGCTTCTCCAATGGAG atgttcTATGTATTCGAAAACctcaaaaacatgaaaaacactgTTAGAAAATTGCAGGAATTTGTGGAAAAAGAG GCTCCCATCACATCTTCTCTATTCAAGATCTTGAGGGTTCGGCCCTCTCAGATGAGGattaaagtcaatgaggaggCGTCTCGTCTTCTGGATGAGTATGAGAAGAGTCTGAAAGGCGGCAATGACACATCGAGGATGAAGCTTATGGACGAGATGAAGACCCTCTTGGACCAAGTAGTGGATAATTTCTGCACCGAATACTCCAAGCGCTTCACAAAGTGTGCAGTGGGGATCGGTTGTGCGGTGGGGGGAGGTGTCCTCAGCTTGGCCGGAGGCGTCCTGGGAGTTGCTGTGGTTGGAACAGTCCTGGCGACAGAAGCCGTGGCATTATTGGGCAGCACGACTGCCGCCGTGGTCACCGGTGCAGTTGGCGGGTCTGTCACCCTAGGGGCCATCGGGACTGGAGTCGGGGCAGGTGTAGGGGGTGTTATTGGACATAAAGAGAAGAAAAAGGATCAGACGACTGATGATAGATCTAATAACAATGGCTCAACATCCGAAGACACCCAACAGCTGGTGCCAAAGCCAGAGTGA